The Drosophila innubila isolate TH190305 chromosome 2R unlocalized genomic scaffold, UK_Dinn_1.0 1_C_2R, whole genome shotgun sequence DNA window aaccaAATTAACTATTTTCTCTTAATTTGCAGGTTACTATGCGGATGTGGAGAGTCGTTGTCAGGCGTTTCGTATTTGTGCCCACACCGCTCGCTCCGCTCAAGGCTTTGGCTTCCTTTGTCCCAATGGCACCGTTTTTAGCCAGCAGAAGTTTGTCTGTGATTGGTATCGCAATGTCGATTGCGATGTCTCGGAGCGTTACTATGAAATGAATCGGGAACACAGCGTGGGCAGTACACAGCAAATGATGGAACGTGTGCGTCAAATGATGGAGTATCCCACCATGACCATAACAAAGGcattacagcaacaacagcaccaacaactgagtccaaaacacacacatcaaACGCTGAGCAAGGATCTGAGCAGTGTCAGTGGTGTCCTGACCCAACCATCTGCAGTTAGTACCGGCAACAAGGTGCTGCGTGGTGAGGATATCAAAAGTGAACCTCTGCCAGCACCACCCGCTGCCGAAGGCGAGAACGCTGATGACATCTATGTGAATTCTCTAGGGGAACTATCCTCCGATCCAGGCATTCAATTCGATCACACTAATGCCCACATCATTGCCGAATATCCACGTGAGTATCATTATCAGAAACAAAAGACTTTTGCCGAGCGCGTCAATGCGGGATTGGAGGAGCTGGAAGAGTCCCCCAATGCCTCCCAGGAGCAAATGGCACCCGAGTATATCAAGCAAATACGCAACACAAAGGATGAGGCAACACAATTGGATTTGGTGTCAAATATCAACAATTTACTGGAGGAAGTCTCCACGGATTTGGATCCCAGCGTTTCGGGTTATCAATCGATGAGACCACAGAAGGTGAAGCAACCATTTAGATTCCTGAGTCGTGGCTTTGCCATGCAACCAGACAATGGCGATAAGGATGCCGGCAAGTCATCCTCCGCCTATGTGTACAACAGACCAAAACAGACGCCGGGAACAGTAAGATTTACggtaagaattaaataaaatgaactaGAATGCTTCTACACAGCGAACGAAAAATGTTGtactaaaattaagtattttcaattCTTAAAATCCATACTTGATATAAGTAACAATTtggaaaacgaaaaaaaagctaaatttgTTTCCAACCAAGTATAATGTTCTTTATATAAGAGCAAACAACTTTtaacatttagtaaaaaagCTCGAGCAatcctttaattttaatttaaaaaaaaataaaggatatctttgattttcaaataagctataaaattaaataaatatttcgcaatatacttttttattgagATCAAgaattagaaattatttttttattttttttttaaatatcagcgaaaacttattattttaaagtttatataaaaaaaattaaagttatccctcttaaatgaaattgtaaacaaGCAGAAACATACATTTTCAAACTTGAGAAATTTTACTCgaatttaacaatttcaagCTCAGTGTAAAATCAAGTCCTAAGTACgaaatacttaattatttcGCTCGGTGTATCTAtctctgctctctctctttcaactcttattctttctttctctctttcacttTTAACTGCTACTCTCTCTACTCTGTCTCTCGTCTATTCACATCCATCTTAAACCACACAAAACCACACTCACAACTAAAGCCCAATGAGATACCCATTGATGCTCACAAAGCCACTGAACACAAGCTCAAATTCAATAATGATAaaaccaccagcaccaccaccactacaacaacaacaacaaccactgaAGCAGCCATTACAGCTGCTGTGGAAGCTTTATTAATTGCACCCACATTGCCTCCAGCTGAGGAAGTGgagacaacaaccacaacaaccacaaccagcACACCACGCACCACAATTGAGCCACCTGCTGATGTCATAAACTACAAAAGCGAGGAGCCTGTGATAGAATCCATTGGCCAAGCTGCTGCATTGAGTGCCAGCCACACGTTCtttgagcaactgcagcaggagGCTGCACCACTTGACCCACAAGTGGCTGACAAGACGGATGTGCATGAGCAGGCGGAGAAGTTGCTGTTGGCGGGCGTTAAGCTGACCTCACACGACGAGGAGACGGCACTGCGCACAAATCGTTTAACGGCAGGCAGACCAACCACCAGAAGCACCACCAGAAGCACCACCATGCGCACCACATCACCAATGAGCACCTCAACCGAGACCGTTACAGAGATTAGCAGCACGCAGGAACGCATTCGCAGCTATCGACGCTTTGCACAGAAACGTAACGCTGGCAGCAACACTTTGAAACGCACCaccagcagaagcagcagcacagCACCAACCACAACTACAGCACGCCCCACCACGCCCACACGCAGCTATTTGGAGCGCTTGGCGGCAAGTCGGTTGCGTCTGTCGCGTTTGACGCTGGCCACAAAACCCacaacaagcaaaacaacagcagcagcgacatcaacagcaacaactgctacgacaacaacaaccacaaccagcACACAACGCACCACCGCA harbors:
- the LOC117782963 gene encoding putative mediator of RNA polymerase II transcription subunit 12: MPRLRLRLPLSLLVVLFLGAGGVRAQGNFEDADKANDYTDQQYDLRHTIPGEPGIDYPILSEVPKTSFVCKGRHEGYYADVESRCQAFRICAHTARSAQGFGFLCPNGTVFSQQKFVCDWYRNVDCDVSERYYEMNREHSVGSTQQMMERVRQMMEYPTMTITKALQQQQHQQLSPKHTHQTLSKDLSSVSGVLTQPSAVSTGNKVLRGEDIKSEPLPAPPAAEGENADDIYVNSLGELSSDPGIQFDHTNAHIIAEYPREYHYQKQKTFAERVNAGLEELEESPNASQEQMAPEYIKQIRNTKDEATQLDLVSNINNLLEEVSTDLDPSVSGYQSMRPQKVKQPFRFLSRGFAMQPDNGDKDAGKSSSAYVYNRPKQTPGTVRFTPNEIPIDAHKATEHKLKFNNDKTTSTTTTTTTTTTTEAAITAAVEALLIAPTLPPAEEVETTTTTTTTSTPRTTIEPPADVINYKSEEPVIESIGQAAALSASHTFFEQLQQEAAPLDPQVADKTDVHEQAEKLLLAGVKLTSHDEETALRTNRLTAGRPTTRSTTRSTTMRTTSPMSTSTETVTEISSTQERIRSYRRFAQKRNAGSNTLKRTTSRSSSTAPTTTTARPTTPTRSYLERLAASRLRLSRLTLATKPTTSKTTAAATSTATTATTTTTTTSTQRTTASPLSPVRAAGDLGPNKKLSVRHAKETTQATAGQPTHTQTHQQQPQPLQTLQTTSSLSPASAFLPFDKLTRAIVDESILQNFKSSHAQQHQQQQQQQRQQQQEQQRQQQQHNSNNYSYPKPTAAAAPALASLTIPQRPQQQQLPPVVLPTQPAIVIARAEGQRIAPNSADNIITTLVNQPQSKGTQSSSYVPLSDFLNNKFGSSNNEQQQQHPQQQLQQQQSQQQQQQQQQQQQQLRQSQNQQQQQLSYITQQYQQQQPQQQQLYQMQYQQPPFQQQQHHQQQQQQHFPQQQQSHRPSIQSIQQPYLTPNIFVPYQQQQQLLPLFPPLAAAAAGKTSHIAAGRGQQVDHLNVQLPTLPNGLIPAPTLQVAQKRSDLKANQLQLTSNSNKGAAMNQGQEIAFYSGRTSYQVPQSSVGRLPNDVTHLRRLRQRRH